The Terriglobales bacterium nucleotide sequence CCGAGCGAAGCGAAGGGCTGAGGCGGGCGGCTTGAGCAGCAAGCCGGCAATGGCTGCCATTAGGATTTGGCCCCCGTAACGGGCCTGGCAAAGGGATCGGATGGCGATTCACCTGCGTAGTTTGGACGAACTGCAGAAGATGCATCGCGCAGGGCTGGTCGTCTACGACGTGCTGACCGCGCTGCGGAGCGCCGTCAGGCCCGGCATGACCACGATGGACCTCGAGAAGCTGGCCGAGGGAAAAATCGCGGGCGGGCCGGGGCACGCCGCGTTCAAGGGCTACCGCGGGTACCCGTGCTCGCTGTGCACTTCGGTGAACAGCGAGATCGTTCACGGCATCCCGTCGCCCAAGCGCAAATTGCGCGAAGGCGACATCGTCTCGATTGATTTCGGGATGGAAGTGGACGGCTACTACGCGGATTCGGCGGTCACCGTTCCGCTCGGGAAAGTTCGGCCCGAGGTGCAGAAGTTGCTCGACGTGACCCGCGAATCGCTGGACCGCGCCATCGACAAGATGCGCGCCGGCAACCGCCTTGGCGACGTCGGCCACGCGGTGCAGAGCTGGGTCGAGCAGAACGGTTTTTCGGTGGTGCGGGAGTTTGTCGGGCACGGCATCGGTACGCGGATGCACGACGAGCCGAACTTGCCGAACTACGGTGAAGAAGGCCGCGGCGCGCGGTTGCAGGAAGGCATGGTCATCGCCGTTGAAC carries:
- the map gene encoding type I methionyl aminopeptidase; this translates as MAIHLRSLDELQKMHRAGLVVYDVLTALRSAVRPGMTTMDLEKLAEGKIAGGPGHAAFKGYRGYPCSLCTSVNSEIVHGIPSPKRKLREGDIVSIDFGMEVDGYYADSAVTVPLGKVRPEVQKLLDVTRESLDRAIDKMRAGNRLGDVGHAVQSWVEQNGFSVVREFVGHGIGTRMHDEPNLPNYGEEGRGARLQEGMVIAVEPMVNAGRPEVRMRDEWTAETADGSPSAHFEHTVAVTANGPWILTRPKEVTGPSW